A region of the Cannabis sativa cultivar Pink pepper isolate KNU-18-1 chromosome 3, ASM2916894v1, whole genome shotgun sequence genome:
CACCTAGCATGGGTGCATTTGCAAAGGCTAAAGTTGCAGCTGCTAAAATTTTTCGTGTAATTGATCACAAGCCAAGCATTGACCGCAACAGCGACTCAGGGTTGGAACTAGAGTCAGTTACAGGACTAGTTGAACTAAGAAACGTGGACTTCTCCTACCCTGCAAGGCCCGATGTTCGCATTTTAAACAACTTCTGCCTAAATGTTCCAGCCGGAAAGACTATTGCTTTAGTTGGAAGCAGTGGCTCTGGCAAGAGCACAGTGGTCTCCCTTATTGAGAGATTCTATGACCCTACCTCAGGTAAACTTTCATGTAGTTATAAATGTTGGTTATTATATGTTTCTTTGGTTAAGAAGTTTGTCAGTAGACtgaaatttttatgatattttaaacTTGGACAGGGCAAGTTATGCTTGATGGGCATGACATAAAGACACTAAAACTCAGGTGGCTGAGACAACAAATTGGACTTGTGAGCCAAGAACCTGCTCTATTTGCTACAACCATTAAAGAAAACATACTGTTGGGTAGGCCTGATGCTGATCTAGTTGAAATTGAAGAAGCTGCTAGAGTTGCAAATGCTCATTCATTCATTATCAAACTTCCCGATGGCTTTGATACTCAGGTCAGTTCAATTAAAATTTTCACATGTAATTACCTTAAGTTCTTGACAGCAGTTAATCTTTATTtagaatgatcatttaagtggACATGTCTTTAGTTGTCATGGTGAATGTGGATCCTGAACGAAGCATGTAGTTCAAATTTTTAATGGCTATAACTGCTTCTGTTATCTTATCCTTAAAAAAGAGAAGATAATTGCTTctgtttttatatttatatatatataaatatatttatatatatttaagatgGAATAGTTGGTTTGGTCAACAAACAAGACCTAACCTTATTTTATGCCTAGTTTTTTTAGAAGTCAATGTTTGGAGTGTTTGGCCATGCATGCATTTGTGGAAAGTAACATGCCTCAGTCAACAATGCATGTGGACATATAAATAAgggtacatatatttatatttatactcCGACATTATATTGGCATTGGAGGGAAGAATCCACTGATAATTCCTGGTATAAgacaatgaaattaaaaataatatgaagaaaaacaaaatagtaCTCCACATTAAGTCAATATCGTTATATACTTACCATGCAATTCAATGGAAGAGTAAATAAATGAAAGAAATTACCTgaattgtttattattattattttccgaAAATAATTATAGGTTGAGGTAGAAGTCTATAGATGCATACTATAACGATTGAATTACAGTTATCTTAAATTACATGAGGTAAATATGTAAGCAATGGACTTGTAAATGGCAGGTAGGGGAAAGAGGTTTGCAGCTCTCTGGAGGACAGAAACAGAGGATAGCTATAGCAAGGGCCATGCTAAAAAACCCAGCAATCTTATTGTTAGATGAGGCAACAAGTGCATTAGATTCTGAATCAGAGAAGCTGGTTCAAGAGGCCCTAGATCGGTTTATGATTGGGAGGACAACTCTTGTCATTGCTCATCGCCTATCAACCATTCGCAAGGCTGACCTTGTAGCTGTACTGCACCAGGGGTCTGTTTCTGAAATTGGAACCCATGATGAACTCATTGCTAAAGGAGAGAATGGTATGTACGCGAAGCTCATCAAAATGCAGGAGGCAGCACATGAAACTGCTCTCAACAATGCCAGAAAGAGTAGTGCAAGGTAAAGGCATTGTACTAAAAGTTTGAACGTAGAGACTCACTGTAAGGATTTCATGCTGACTAAACTTGTTTTTCATTTGCAGACCTTCTAGTGCCAGGAACTCAGTAAGCTCACCAATAATTGCTCGAAATTCCTCGTATGGTCGTTCACCCTATTCACGCCGGCTGTCTGACTTCTCAACTTCTGATTTCAGTCTTTCCCTTGATGCCCCATATCCAAATTACCGGCTTGAAAAGCTTCCTTTTAAGGAGCAAGCTAGCTCTTTCTGGCGTCTTGCAAAAATGAATTCTCCAGAATGGGTTTATGCTTTAGTCGGTTCAATTGGTTCTATTGTGTGTGGATCACTTAGTGCTTTCTTTGCATATGTTCTGAGTGCTGTTCTCAGTGTCTACTACAATCCAGACCACGCTTTCATGATTAAACAAATTGGTAAGTATTGTTATCTGTTGATTGGACTTTCTTCAGCTGCACTTCTCTTCAACACACTACAACATTTCTTCTGGGATATTGTGGGCGAAAACTTGACAAAACGTGTGAGGGAGAAAATGCTGGCAGCAGTGCTGAAAAATGAAATGGCATGGTTTGACCAGGAGGAAAATGAAAGTGGTAGGGTAGCTGCAAGGCTGGCTCTTGATGCTAACAATGTCAGATCAGCCATTGGAGACAGGATATCAGTAATTGTACAGAACACGGCACTCATGTTAGTTGCCTGCACAGCCGGATTTGTTCTGCAGTGGCGTCTTGCCCTTGTCCTTGTAGCCGTCTTCCCTGTCGTTGTTGCTGCCACTGTCTTACAGGTTTGTTTTTCTGTCTTTATCTCAAGCATAGCATGTAGAATTTCCATTTCAGAAAGAATTAGGCAATGTGAAGATGAAGTATATGCAatcaaattatcaaaaattctttgtttaataatttttctggTTGGGTTTCAACAGAAAATGTTCATGACTGGTTTCTCTGGAGACCTTGAAGCTGCACATTCCAAGGCCACCCAACTAGCTGGGGAGGCCATAGCCAATGTAAGAACTGTAGCTGCCTTCAATTCAGAGGGAAAAATAGTTGGTCTATTCACAACCAACCTTGAGGCTCCATTACGACGCTGCTTTTGGAAGGGTCAGATTGCTGGAAGTGGATTTGGGATAGCTCAGTTTGCACTTTATGCCTCTTATGCCCTTGGTCTTTGGTATGCTTCGTGGCTTGTTAAACATGAGATCTCTGATTTCTCGAAAACTATCAGAGTTTTCATGGTCCTTATGGTCTCTGCCAATGGAGCAGCTGAAACATTGACCTTAGCTCCTGACTTCATCAAAGGTGGCCGAGCTATGCGCTCAGTATTTGAACTTCTTGACCGTAAAACTGAAATAGAACCTGATGATCCAGATGCCACACCAGCTCCTGATCGGCTGCGTGGTGAAGTTGAATTAAAGCATGTAGACTTCTCTTACCCTTCTCGCCCTGATATCCCTGTCTTCCGTGACTTAAGTCTTCGTGCTCGAGCAGGCAAAACTCTTGCACTTGTTGGTCCTAGTGGATGTGGAAAGAGCTCGGTTATTGCATTGGTACAACGGTTCTACGACCCAACATCAGGCCGGGTTATGATTGATGGCAAAGACATTAGAAAATACAATCTCAAGTCCCTCAGAAAGCACATAGCTGTAGTGCCGCAGGAGCCATGCCTTTTCGCTACAACTATATATGAGAACATAGCTTATGGTCATGAGTCAGCAACTGAGGCTGAAATCATAGAAGCTGCAACTATGGCCAATGCTCACAAATTTGTATCTTCATTGCCTGATGGATACAAAACATTTGTTGGGGAAAGAGGAGTCCAGTTATCCGGGGGTCAAAAACAAAGAATCGCAATCGCTCGAGCATTATTGAGGAAGCCAGAGCTTATGCTGCTTGACGAGGCAACTAGTGCACTCGATGCTGAGTCTGAAAGATCTGTTCAAGAGGCTTTAGAGCGTGCCTGCTCCGGAAGAACTACAATTGTTGTAGCACACAGACTTTCCACTATCCGAAATGCCAATGTTATTGCAGTAATCGACGATGGGAAAGTAGCGGAGCAAGGATCCCACTCCCATTTGTTAAAAAATTACCCTGATGGGTGTTATGCAAGAATGATCCAGTTACAAAGGTTCACACACAGCCAGGTTATTGGTATGGCATCAGCAGGCTCAACTTCTTCAGCAAAACCCAAAGAAGATGAGGAAAGAGAAGCCAAGTAAGATGAAAAAAagaaaggtaaaaaaaaaattaccactaGAAAAAGGAGTATATCCACATACACCTTGTGATTTTTTGGgcttttgtttttgttaattCATCTTTATTTGGTATAGTATATGTCTATTATCCCTTTTCCCACCTCTTACCCGTATATGTTTTATCTTTGTGGATGTCTCAAAGACAATGATAACAAGCAATACTTAAGATTGGAATAGATTATAACATAGAGTTAATAACAGTTCTGCATTATATGATACTTCATTTgcccataaataaattaatcatgcTTGAAAGTGATTATGGCCTTGATCCCAATTGGATAtgaatataaatgtatataatataatctTTTTACGATAAGGGTTTGTGGGGAACACCATTATTGAGTTAAATAAAAGCCCACATGTGGGTTGCACATGTGCATGAGTTCAAAGACAGAAAGCAATGGGGTGAATAGAAGAGATTAGACAAAGACTCAAAGAGGTTTTAGATGGTCTATACTATGCACACTCCATATACACCAATTAACTAGTGATGGACAAGCGAGGAGTGGAAGTGAAGATAgtgatttcatttattttctttataagtAAAAAAAGTGGATGATGGCTTAGGAAAATGACACATTTTGGAGGACCCCAccatttaatctctttgtttcTCACAAATACAAGGATTTGAGTGGCTACCTTAACTTCGCCCTTATTGGAATTGGTCCTcttgatatttttcttttcctctcCAATGAGATGAGGTTCATCATTCATACATAATGcaataataaagtaaataagagccacatttttctttcaaaaaaaaaaataaataaataagagccacattttttttttagctgAATATGTTTTcaggaaaaaaaatagaaaaagaaaagaagtgcCCATTTATTTGATAGTAACTGATGATATACTTATTTcagataataattaaaaaaaaaaactgatgtTACTTATTATCCCATACATATTGAGTTTACTTTAATATAACAATCCAtgcttatttcaaaaaaaaggtTTAATATAACAATAAAGCTTTACTACTTTTTCCtttattaaagaaataaaataaaaaattgaatagaagttttctttttctttttaaaatgaagAAGTTGAAAGTCAAATAGGAGAGACAAGAACAAGGGTGATACCATATGATAATTGAGCCTTCTCACTCTAAAGACTGCAATGATTTCACTCTGCAATAATAAATGATGGCTCAAGTGAGGCAGGCTGCAACAGAAAATTTGAGCCCCATTTTACTCTAATAATGACATTGACATTGGCACCATCTCCATTGTATTATTAGTATGCTATACAATACACTTAAAttcatgtgtgtatatatatatatatatatatatatatataaagactaATATCTTATCTAACAGTAGCAGCATAGAATTTGAATTTTAATGAGTGAAATGTTATGTTGCTGAACAAAGACAATAGATGATGCTGACAAGCTCTGCTTCACAGCTCAtttgataaaaaagaaaatgcaAGAAGAAGCTAAAAATGAAGtatgagaagaaaagagatggggacaaaagaagaaaaagaaaagtggGATCAATTGGAACCAGAAAGGAGCATCTGAAGCAGAGAGGACAAAGGGATACTGATTAAATTGTTGGGCCTTCTTCTGTTCTGTTCAGCCTTTAAAAAAAGAGTTAATGCTTTGGACAGACAGCCAttcatttatatttattgaTGTAAAAAGCTCTTAGGATTAACTATCAACTATTCTGATTGCACAGTCATTTCTGTCAGCCATTGTTCCTATCCAACTTACATATTTACTTACACCAGACCACCCATTGTTGCAACAGATGAAATGAAAGTTTCATTAACATTTTAAGTGAAAACATTTCCATGTACCCTTTTAAAGTAAAAACAATATCAGACACTGTAGGTTAAACTAATGGCAAGGATATTCTAAGTTGAGTATCTTATCCAAATTTAATAATCGGTCCAGAAAGAAAGGCGAAAAGAGTTTATGATTTAAGGATAGTGAGCCAAAAATACCAGTAATTGATCTGTCCAAAATTAGTGTGCTAAAAATAACCAACATGTGGAATGTTAAAGAATCTCTCATTAATAATGTGTGAGAACTTAATACTATGGATAAAATGTATGAGTTACTCTTTTCATTTCATTGTCACGTATCTTACCATATACTCTCCAACCTCTGAAAAAACTATTATTTTTGCACTTTCttctaattattatttgaaactAAAGTCCTCACTTCACATTGTAATTTTTAGAGATTAGAAAACTATAAACTCAACACATTGTCAAAACTGATCATGCAAAATGCAATTTGCAGTAGTGTAATTTTTCCCCTTTAGTCATGGCAACCATTGCAAGAGCATCTCCAAGGAGACATTAAATTTGATATTACACTATCACCAAACTTGATGTCAAAAAATATTTCCACTCCAACCACAACactaaaatttacaccaaaaaatatattttattattatattaataaaatataagatattttaatattaaacaatatatataaacaaaaattagctattaaatattattaataataataataaaaaagatgcAGTTGCTATAATGCTACTGCATATATGCAGTGCACTGTAGCAAAACTGCATAAATCACCTCAAAATGGTGCTACCTTGGAGAAGATTAACCACTGCATCCTCAAATTTGTGGGCTCCTTGGAGTTGCTCTAAAGAATTGGTTGATAAACACAAGCATAATTACATACTCAACGTATGTGGGTATATCGAATTGCATTTtgcataatattatattaaattaaattacatattatatttaatattaatttatatatattaaaataatttttatagactaacaaatcaaatattttatttaatttaatttataaaatataattaattatttactaattaattaaaatattttaattataatcagatttaattactaaatattttagttacatgatttaatttttaaaattaattgttaaaatattctgacaattaattgtAGCATGAACCTTGATGGAAGGTCTCACGTATATAAATATAGGATCTCTGTCCTCGAGCTCACTACTTATCCTGTGAAACACAGTATATCTGTCATAAAAGAGTAGAGAGAGCTTAGAAGTCCGATCACCCACACAAAtaaatttccttttcttttgtAGATCCAAAGCTAGTGTGGGATTGAAGTTCAAAAAATCAATGACTGAAGATATTTCGATCATTTATTCATAGTgcacatatatttaattaatttcgcaTTTTATACATGAGCATATATGCTtcatattatacatataaatttctAACACTTAGTATCAAAACTATCTTTTTTACCTCTGATTATAtatagtatgtatatatatacgtcATACATAAGTTCGTAtctacacatacatacatatttgtttaaggaataattacataaggcaccattttttgtaaaatatttacatttttatgttcaaagaatgtttttttacatttttacggttttttaaaaaataacacgaaaacaacataaaatcaacaaaaaaaaacataaaagtaacatgaaaataacatcaaaataacaacaaaaaaacaacaaaaaataacatacatataacaaaaaattaacaacaaatgaacaaaatttcaacataaaaagaccgtattttatgtaaataaaatcaaaaaaatcataaaaatgtttaaaattccgtgaaaccgtatttttgttgtttttgtgcatttgtaaAATTAACCCTTTGTTTAAATATGCATATATACTGCACATATATGTTTAAATCTTATATGATTGATTTATGTTTTTGTTGTATAATGTATTAGAATATTTCATGAACTCATTtctaataattttatacaataaAATTACTGTATATATTTGCTATATTTTGGCATTTGTTTTGGACCAcgtatctgttgggttttatgccctaaataaaactcatttcaatataatcgtatttgcttattaatatagatcagaaataacatttaatgttgcatggttcacatgatttatttcatgattatatgtacataatgtataaattcatctgaaacccttttcacatacttgatcctgtttattgtgccgtcaacacattggaaagtaaacatgactatgtgaataaagtttcctagatttatcagacatagggttttactgatatgataatctacaacagagtttacttgcatttggagaagtgctatgttctttccagagcattggttaaagtaaagctcaggttggatgcatggagtatgcatcggaagggaccgatattgaactttgacttagatttaattaaacttaccgtaaaatctattcaagtcaatatcgcctagttgatcctagatcaaatgatcttaatcctgttatgattaggctcaatcttgaaaggttattcgtgttccttgaattgttagttaagcctaccttttggtcagggtgatacgtactttttgggaacacggtagtgcaattgagtgggagcgctatcataaacatggaatctatagcttatacggcgaatagtaagcaaaggatgatctccttcgagcttgaccaaacgaatataaatggtggagtactcatttcacataagctgaaatatcatttatacggggtcaagtgttttaaggaataaatacattgtagggtgtaacggtaatttaatccctttacagtgtagatcattcatatagaggatcattgatcacattaggattataacagtggataactaatgatgtgtctatatggtggaacatatagagcattctatatactgagagtgcaattctaagttctatgcgtggattcaacgaagaattaataagttagtgaattttagtgctaaattcttgatctacttattggaagctcggttatatagacccatggtccccccactagttgagataatattgcttgtaagactcatgtaattggttttgattaatcaattataattctcaaattagactatgtctatttgtgaatttttcactaagtaagggcgaaattgtaaagaaagagtttataggggcatatttgttaattatgatactttgtatggttcaattaataaatatgataaatgacaatattatttaataattatttatagttattaaatagttagaattggcatttaaatggttgaattaggaaattggtatttttgagaaaatcagatacaaaaggtgttaaaattgcaaaattgcaaagcccaaggcccaatccactaaggcatggccggccaactattgtgtgtgttttaaattgattttttcattattttaatgccatataattcaaacctaaccctagtggaatgctataaatagatagtgaaggcttcagaaaaattagacttttcttctaacactttctgaatcagaaaaactgagccttctctctccctatctttagctaccacttcttctttcttcttcctttgaatttcgaaatccttagtgattagagtagtgcccacacacatcaagtgatacctcaatcatagtgaggaagatcgtgaagaaagatcatcagcaaaggagattcagcatcaaagattcagagaaagagatccaggttcagatattgataatgctcgctacgtaaaggaatcaagggctagatatctgaacggaaggagtcattatattccgctgcacccaatgtaaggtttcttaaactttatatgtgtttaatttatcgttttagaaagttcatatttaggatgttaataaacatacttgtgagtagatctaagatcctggtaaaataatttccaacaactggcctcagagccatggtaattgatttacttacatgtaatttggactttaaaacgattgtttgtgtgttctttggatggtatcatgttgtattgagtgttatttgatgattgattgatgtttgtgaaagtttcgtgaaaaataattgtgatttcgtttctggaattatttttattggatagtatgaaaaacattcagcaagttagccttttacagaactcaatttggattttatttgaattagttatgattttttgaagatttgacaaaatcggaaattttgtcttgatagtttctgcgatcgcagaactgtccgtacagtttcgaatttttccttttttcttcaatttttcatactttttcatggaattagcttccaattttttgtatggttttgtatatatactattactattcctaattcaattctaattatcattttgaattaatttaatttttttttttaatttaattcaagatattagtgtaatttgaatttgaatagaattagtatttatctttttgcttaaaaatctatcttatttttaaatttgattatatttttttaaatttaaggtcagatattttaagatatttataatatcttttaagatatttataatatcttttatgatatttaaaaatatcttatcttttaagatatttataatatcttttaaagatatttataatatcttttaagatattttaaaaatatcttatcttttaagatattttaaaactatcttatcttttaagattttttaattaaatctttttagatattttgaccatatttaaatttaaaataagatatttataatcatgtaattttaaatagatataagatattttgctaattttttaaattttgttattttatttatttaaattaaatttaaaatttgaaaaagatatttatttatcttttctaattttttatttaatttttatttataaaataatatttaaaatttaaaagtagttagcaaatttttgaaatgatatttaggttggttcaaacctaatttttcaaaattgtaggtttaattttaaatttaaatatataattaattttcgaaatttttttttaaatttcttttcgaaaatccattttaataatatttcgaaattaattatttaatttaaaattaaataaatcctacatccaactatccagctaaccttgttgcaggagtatgtggttttagcttgtttgtaagttttcaaaacctattattacttgattgcaaatagtcatggttaccttttgccagatctaatgatctgatggctcccttggtcaagataataatttgtaacaggtatatttacaatcttctttcatctgtgtatgacctagcaacatgataggacccatccaaagtgtgcctatgtgagcctatgtgtttaattttattatagatgcatataggttaatgttgctaaaataaattatcatagtttttgatagaatttatttaggcccatttagttattggacctattcaattaataacagttattcattttaaggttaaattcctctcttttgggccttgtgtgagagttgggagccatagaagtgggtacgacatactgaacccagcaccccctcacacaaaccaccccaattgtgaaggcccatttgcctgatttgaatgactgtactaggttaattaaactagtttaacctaataaaattgattagcaacataattaatttcatttattttgaaattaatttaagaaaaatatagtttaaggaattttatattctaagctaaactatatgtattttcttgtatttaattaaatatagaattataaccatctagattctttctggaacttaatttaaatttttcattaaatattcctatttaagttgatatttagttatcttcaactaaccaacttaaatctgaatatcttttgaattcaaaatttcaaaattaagttgaggaattttaggcattggttattaagattctttagatattttttaagttaatatcttttcgaatattaacttaaaatggaatattttcaaattaagtggttacaacttaatttttgatatttaattaaatttaaatttgaaaaatatttaggttctagattttttctaatacaacctaaattagatattttttcaaattttgtggaaaagatacttagtcaaataagatattttctagatagttatttctagactacttattatttctaatattaaataggaaaatattataaattgtgaaattaattatttaattaattttggtacaatttattttaagtatatttttcctagtattaaactagaaattaataattaagccttcactacacttaattatttatttcttgaatttaatacatttaattaatttgaaaattaaatatctaagttgatttaatcatcatacttaaatatttctttttcatgacatttaattaaatagaaaattatttttagttgaaatttaatttttcaactaaatttaaataattttcaaaatatattttttctttattttattaatcaatttttcgaaattgcatttcttaaatgctagaatttcgaattttatcttgaaaaatagattaagttgtaaattaattatctattttaattaattcttagatcaacttaaatcaatgattttttcatttattgattaatttaaaataaattgaattaaagtatattattagaaattgaattaactagtcaaagaaaaatctagataggtgatatttttgcttgaagtatttttctagtatatttaattaaatagaaaattaatatttaagttgattttcgtcatcatacttaaatatttgaaatttttcttatatatttaattaaataggaaaattatattttttgttgtaaattaattttattaattaattttgggccaacattaaattagaataatttttccaggatttatttttttattttaatatgcatttttcgaaaattgtattcttatatactttaatttttcgaaatgcaatatatatttatagaaaattgaatttgagttgtaaattaatttaaattaattttgtaacaacttaaatatttttttctaaatatttattggaaattattactaagatggaaataattcatgttattttcatatccatctaagtaaaatttataaatattaaattaaaatttatatttagaatttttcattctaaattagaaattttaattaaataaatatatatttaaaataaatagaataaataaagagaataaaaaaaaatacaactctttttaaataatgagctttattatcaagagacattcgatctccattgtgggttttacaccgcgtttgttttagtgagtaatcttccctaatggaggaacgttcattagcaatttcgcgccgtttaacctcgcatgataagtagtttgtaagtgttttgtatggtatggatcaccctaatggtggcgaccatacttgacttgcaaattatgaaacaatggtggaagctcataagatagaattgccttgactctcgcctaaacgggacaacgctgaattccaatcttgatcgaataaaaggttgctagaatggttatcattttagatgagctgacaactctattcaatggatgatgctttgactctcgcctaaacgggacactgtatcagtttgttgaaaaaccttggaaattatttaggattgtatgttttagtattttcacttgtcattcctacttgctatatgcttataatt
Encoded here:
- the LOC115709438 gene encoding ABC transporter B family member 1 → MSQDSQEIKTIEQWRWSEMQGLELVSASPSPTFEPFKGNPSTQTAMALAMASSQTTTTKEPVRLDDEEEGKREPQLGLDTASKTEEEAMENSNDNNGEQSKKDSNGGGGSSSGGSGSSGEKPEPYPAAGFGELFRFADSLDYVLMTIGSLGAIVHGCSLPLFLRFFADLVNSFGSNANDTDKMMQEVLKYALYFLVVGAAIWASSWAEISCWMWTGERQSTRMRIKYLEAALNQDIQYFDTEVRTSDVVFAINTDAVMVQDAISEKLGNFVHYMATFVSGFVVGFTAVWQLALVTLAVVPLIAVIGGIHTTTLAKLSGKSQESMSEAGNVVEQTIVQIRVVMAYVGESRALQAYSNALRIAQKLGYKSGLAKGMGLGATYFVVFCCYALLLWYGGYLVRHHYTNGGLAIATMFAVMIGGLALGQSAPSMGAFAKAKVAAAKIFRVIDHKPSIDRNSDSGLELESVTGLVELRNVDFSYPARPDVRILNNFCLNVPAGKTIALVGSSGSGKSTVVSLIERFYDPTSGQVMLDGHDIKTLKLRWLRQQIGLVSQEPALFATTIKENILLGRPDADLVEIEEAARVANAHSFIIKLPDGFDTQVGERGLQLSGGQKQRIAIARAMLKNPAILLLDEATSALDSESEKLVQEALDRFMIGRTTLVIAHRLSTIRKADLVAVLHQGSVSEIGTHDELIAKGENGMYAKLIKMQEAAHETALNNARKSSARPSSARNSVSSPIIARNSSYGRSPYSRRLSDFSTSDFSLSLDAPYPNYRLEKLPFKEQASSFWRLAKMNSPEWVYALVGSIGSIVCGSLSAFFAYVLSAVLSVYYNPDHAFMIKQIGKYCYLLIGLSSAALLFNTLQHFFWDIVGENLTKRVREKMLAAVLKNEMAWFDQEENESGRVAARLALDANNVRSAIGDRISVIVQNTALMLVACTAGFVLQWRLALVLVAVFPVVVAATVLQKMFMTGFSGDLEAAHSKATQLAGEAIANVRTVAAFNSEGKIVGLFTTNLEAPLRRCFWKGQIAGSGFGIAQFALYASYALGLWYASWLVKHEISDFSKTIRVFMVLMVSANGAAETLTLAPDFIKGGRAMRSVFELLDRKTEIEPDDPDATPAPDRLRGEVELKHVDFSYPSRPDIPVFRDLSLRARAGKTLALVGPSGCGKSSVIALVQRFYDPTSGRVMIDGKDIRKYNLKSLRKHIAVVPQEPCLFATTIYENIAYGHESATEAEIIEAATMANAHKFVSSLPDGYKTFVGERGVQLSGGQKQRIAIARALLRKPELMLLDEATSALDAESERSVQEALERACSGRTTIVVAHRLSTIRNANVIAVIDDGKVAEQGSHSHLLKNYPDGCYARMIQLQRFTHSQVIGMASAGSTSSAKPKEDEEREAK